Within the Sulfurospirillum barnesii SES-3 genome, the region CGTCTCATCGCAGAGGGGGCAAAAGAGCTTCCCATTACCGAAGCGCAGATGAGTCGCTTTTGGATTACCCTAGAACAAGGGGTCAATTTTGTCTTGAAAAATTTTGAGCGGATGCAAGGAGGAGAAATTTTTGTTCCTAAAATTCCTTCCATGAAAATGATTGACTTAGCCCATGCCTTAGCGCCACATCTTGGGATAAAAATCATTGGTATTCGCCCAGGAGAGAAGATGCACGAGGTGATGGTTCCCAAAGATGACAGCCACCTCACCTTAGAGTTTGACGACCATTTTGTCATTCAGCCTAGCATTCAGTTTGCGCAAAAAGCAGACTTTACATGTAATGCACTAAAAGAGAAGGGAACACCTGTTCAATACGGCTTTGAGTACAGCTCAGAAACCAATACACAATGGCTTGATGCCAAAGGACTTTTGGAGATGATAGAGGCATGATACCTTATAGCAGACAAAGCATAGAACAGTGCGATATTGACGCTGTGGTTGAAACATTAAAGGGTGATTTTTTAACAGGCGGGGAGAGAGTCGAGGCGTTTGAAGCAGCGCTGGCTTCTTACTTAGGCGTACAACACGTCTGTGTCATGAACTCAGCCACCTCCGCTTTGCACGTAGCGTATCAAATCATTGGGCTTAAAGAGGAAGATGAAATCATCACAACACCCCTCACCTTTGCCGCCACTTCCAACACGGCTCTTCAATGCGGTGCGACTCCTGTTTTTTGTGACATTAAATTTGATGGCAATATGAATGAGAAAAAAGTTGAAGCACTCATCACGCCAAACACGAAAGCCGTTGTGCCCATGGATTTTGGCGGAAATCCTGTGGAAATTGATGCCTTACGAGCTCTGTGTGACGCTCACCATCTCTTTTTAATCGAAGATGCTTCTCATGCACTTGGAAGCGAAATCAATGGGCAAAAAGTGGGACAAAAAGCGGATATGAGCATTTTTAGTTTTCATGCCATCAAACCCATCACCACTTTTGAAGGTGGTGCGATTGCGACCAATAACACCGAGTTTTACGAAAAAGCCAAACTCTTAAGAAGCCACGGCATTGTGAAAAAAACCTTGTGGAATTCTGACATGGTACTTTTGGGCGAAAACTACCGTTTAAGCGATGTAGCGTGTGCTTTGGGGCTAAGTCAGCTCAAGCGATTGGATAGCTTTATAGAAAAACGAAATGCCATTGCTCATGCGTACGATGTCGCCTTTGCGCACACGCCTTATTTTACGCCCATTGGCATTGATAATAGCAAAAAAAGCAGCCATCATCTCTACCCCATTTTACTTGCCAAAAATCTCTGGTGT harbors:
- the pseC gene encoding UDP-4-amino-4,6-dideoxy-N-acetyl-beta-L-altrosamine transaminase; its protein translation is MIPYSRQSIEQCDIDAVVETLKGDFLTGGERVEAFEAALASYLGVQHVCVMNSATSALHVAYQIIGLKEEDEIITTPLTFAATSNTALQCGATPVFCDIKFDGNMNEKKVEALITPNTKAVVPMDFGGNPVEIDALRALCDAHHLFLIEDASHALGSEINGQKVGQKADMSIFSFHAIKPITTFEGGAIATNNTEFYEKAKLLRSHGIVKKTLWNSDMVLLGENYRLSDVACALGLSQLKRLDSFIEKRNAIAHAYDVAFAHTPYFTPIGIDNSKKSSHHLYPILLAKNLWCSKEEIFQALHVKGVGVQVHYKPIYQFSYYKERFGELYLPNTEDFYRAELSIPCHQGMSIEEAQYVIQSLLEVCESIKGCHR